In Rhodanobacter denitrificans, a single window of DNA contains:
- the holA gene encoding DNA polymerase III subunit delta, giving the protein MPLSPGQWQKALAADSLQPVYLLAGEQLLVLEAADALRAQARKLGYSEREVLEVGQHFDWNDLARAAAGMSLFASRRLLDLRLPSGRPGIDGAKAIGAFCADPPPDVTLLITAMEWSSKHDGAWSRKLDASGAMVVFSSPRPDQWRVWIGARLASRGLTATPDAVALLAERVEGNLLAAAQEVDKLAVLHGQGRVDAAEMENLVADSARYDVFKLTDAALAGDGARALRILAGLRSEGDELLALMGWLVNQLQLALRLANAADFAAQAKAEHLWDSRAQQFRQALRRAPREHWLQCLARASRIDRMVKGREQGNPWQEAERLIAAIAEPRAARALA; this is encoded by the coding sequence ATGCCGCTCAGCCCCGGCCAATGGCAGAAGGCGCTGGCGGCGGACAGCCTGCAGCCGGTCTACCTGCTCGCCGGCGAGCAGTTGCTGGTGCTGGAAGCCGCCGATGCCTTGCGCGCGCAGGCGCGCAAGCTCGGCTACAGCGAACGTGAAGTGCTCGAAGTCGGCCAGCATTTCGACTGGAACGACCTGGCCCGCGCCGCGGCGGGCATGTCGCTGTTCGCCAGCCGCCGGCTGCTCGACCTGCGCCTGCCCAGCGGTCGTCCCGGCATCGACGGCGCCAAGGCGATCGGCGCGTTCTGCGCCGACCCGCCGCCGGACGTCACCTTGCTGATCACGGCGATGGAATGGAGCAGCAAGCACGACGGCGCCTGGAGCAGGAAGCTCGACGCCAGCGGAGCGATGGTGGTGTTCAGTTCACCGCGGCCGGACCAGTGGCGGGTGTGGATCGGCGCGCGGCTCGCCTCGCGCGGACTCACCGCCACGCCCGATGCGGTGGCGCTGCTGGCCGAACGCGTCGAAGGCAACCTGCTCGCTGCCGCGCAAGAGGTCGACAAGCTCGCCGTGCTGCACGGGCAGGGCCGCGTCGACGCCGCCGAGATGGAGAACCTGGTCGCCGACAGCGCCCGCTACGACGTGTTCAAGCTCACCGACGCGGCCCTTGCCGGCGACGGCGCACGCGCGCTGCGCATCCTCGCCGGGCTGCGTTCCGAGGGCGACGAACTGCTGGCGCTGATGGGCTGGCTGGTCAATCAACTGCAGCTGGCGCTGCGCCTGGCCAATGCCGCGGACTTCGCCGCGCAGGCCAAGGCCGAGCACCTGTGGGACAGTCGCGCGCAGCAGTTCCGCCAGGCCCTGCGCCGCGCGCCGCGCGAGCACTGGCTGCAGTGCCTGGCCCGCGCCTCGCGCATCGACCGCATGGTCAAGGGCCGCGAGCAGGGCAACCCGTGGCAGGAAGCCGAACGGCTGATCGCCGCCATCGCCGAGCCGCGCGCGGCCCGGGCGCTCGCATGA
- the nadD gene encoding nicotinate-nucleotide adenylyltransferase, translated as MPQTSARPLAIFGGTFDPVHLGHLSVAWEAAELLDAEVRLLPVSVPPHRAPPIATAAQRVAILRAALQGQSRLTLDTRELDRPGPSYTIDTLHELRAEQGERPLVLLLGADAFAGLASWHRWRELFAATHIGVLSRPGVATALPDALEREVAGRRIADAAELRAWPAGKVIELTVTPLEISATRIRELLAAGRDPRYLLPAGLFDDPALLAPYRNPAA; from the coding sequence TTGCCGCAGACATCTGCCAGGCCACTCGCCATCTTCGGCGGCACCTTCGACCCGGTGCACCTGGGCCACCTCAGCGTGGCGTGGGAAGCGGCCGAACTGCTCGACGCCGAGGTGCGCCTGCTGCCGGTCAGCGTGCCGCCGCACCGCGCACCGCCGATCGCCACCGCGGCGCAGCGGGTGGCGATCCTGCGCGCCGCGCTGCAGGGCCAGTCACGGCTCACGCTGGACACGCGCGAACTGGATCGCCCGGGCCCGTCGTACACCATCGACACCTTGCACGAGCTGCGCGCGGAGCAGGGCGAGCGCCCGCTGGTGCTGCTGCTCGGCGCGGACGCGTTTGCCGGCCTCGCCAGCTGGCATCGCTGGCGCGAGCTGTTCGCGGCGACGCACATCGGCGTGCTGAGCCGACCGGGTGTTGCCACCGCCCTGCCGGATGCGCTGGAACGCGAAGTGGCCGGCCGGCGCATCGCCGACGCCGCGGAGCTGCGTGCGTGGCCCGCCGGCAAGGTGATCGAGCTGACAGTGACCCCGCTGGAAATCTCCGCCACCCGCATCCGCGAACTGCTCGCCGCCGGCCGCGACCCGCGCTACCTGCTGCCGGCGGGGTTGTTCGACGATCCGGCGCTGCTGGCGCCGTACCGGAACCCGGCCGCGTAG